A portion of the Kineosporia corallincola genome contains these proteins:
- a CDS encoding WXG100-like domain-containing protein translates to MAGLDPALEWIWDMLIRATSFQAWPDGDPGAWRDLGDAWGELAGTIDESFMDMNSTALNVVMNWGGDAGEAFTNRWNEFVGSSESGPTAFSAAAYNYQAACLNGALELEYAQLMCEIILAITAIEVTLGLMFAEFGGGAFSAAAVLAGREAITAVLQRLAMMMGKPILKQGLKEAAELTAKKGLPAAGKTVSTEAGKKGLTNLGARGLQSLGKHAPSLLKTAGVGATHGGLTFAGADLAAQQYQVSQGNRKEVDWETVKNNFYAGAAAGAAGGLAGHLLSGGARRLGNSTVNKLTNSNKAVNRNLAKFLGTAPTSRTVRVGINTTGALTREGFSNIASEAALDVTYNYVANNQLGFSKQYLKQFDDGLLKGLGTQFAAGAVGAAIPLAAHGVHGALTNRSPQLGTHAVGENASTSVPSAKAAEQGASTQDIREALGRQTHPTTTTSARDAGSSSNITARQTDSASSGTTRSIRTSVDTGSGGSHRVDQGADTSTPRVADTSSRQRQDAAAPSGGSIVIEPTRQTHDATPAAPSRTDDASPRPARTGETARTGETVRTTGDRVTQTDSSRPADRTPAKGGTTTSRDRDTAPGDSTQPIRATQPDRTTPSERDARGDRTPETDRTPETDRTAQPDRTTAAERDPRPTQPDRTTGTDRNPPGDTDARPVRDDAQPSPSPADTPARERDHDSAGTRHESSGGDSAEPERRTTPSQDESDVVHTREGDQSPAEHDHDHGHDETTPDQHGGRENSIEEARERSKFSWTADTTSDVLGKTPGKIDEAIARIRANHGDSRPDQIQALEDIKTRAGRLETTVADVKAGRKDISELIDGVAEHSRGINDYTERFQGRGDTYHDYADQAWTQDGNQPIKDAVIQPWQDVHGLDLLDRVELSQRQAKVDLDTDRMHVLDQAVGTILVRDVLGPEFARHVSTVMQNAVPKDPSIAGRRLPPEVVDRDRNWLNEPGPSGAYNSANGVTYVDFGRVGNSRALTSVVSTMVHESVHALQPAKDLIRRDLHRALRRSEPDLEPAEIDRRISSENARITLESEYRAFMVQQQFLQGMAKHSPEKSYDGDPRIPKESGTRANNSPHEIMDHVRTNYLGPASHLVDTNDNLFAGHPDLTDAAGMVEQARLAIVEHHEHGQPGRFSGPLTREVVSQHGLDLDGVRRDQAERALQRDAAQEHSPERHIEEERRPANHLSPESELHRSRLLTDSLGGKKLSTEDTLRATADKLDRQIDNLERRYGDERRQQIDALKELQKGASSVLDQTTRTRENPQELPDLIDAVREHSQNVRDYTERFERLSTEITNKGERTPSWEQVHGLDPLDKVELAHRKIDLDSTHRVDVLDKAIIHILVDDAFGNTIADHVMHTLENAVPKQFEQARKKLPQGVYSDAELRGLVGSSDRGTYEAASQFTFIDMGDSKTPRVVTDIAGTALHESLHRLQPNKNMIRKKVDALVESGIVDLDAVQQRNVRRTVMALVTFENEFRSFLAQRTFLHNTVRNSPRPKYSEDPRIPGDSRARADESLEALGRYVASSYDVEKIPLQKLIDSDDLLQRYRDEVTDHDTLMDQVRMSIIDATDTSRAGSGLPGGLVGPITRDLNAHIHEAVLKELQRTAKAEEAERIAFEVFRNNPVDIDAIRRAQAEMPPGRPADAPPIGEETPTGNGPRPEPPAEEQTDPVAEATRKAPLPEETYKPGWLFEALTGKVHDPAASLLAGGSANDISLVARHDFALTPREALTTEWVTKALPHRAEVLDAVTKLIADHKIHRLNLAGNLLEPALRDRPLEILQELADGRLLANQDLDTYSRENPGQGIVFEHVPASVNETSDGLSRKQVFIDEQKIRHPERATGLHPTAEQSEAVERYAETLLIDVEPAVKRELDDLTPPGATNSIRTKIAHGLFDKVGRMVGSGRSAYEVGDVIDAVGARITVDNMEQLGAVLHKVQKRFGTGDGGRILEVENMYADPKSKNPSYRVIPMVVRIDVDGVAYTYELQLTTQRASVAADLEHNTVFKQYHDLTPHQHELIMQMFSEAAALDQEETRK, encoded by the coding sequence GTGGCCGGTCTCGACCCAGCCCTGGAATGGATCTGGGACATGCTGATCCGGGCCACGTCATTCCAGGCCTGGCCCGACGGCGACCCCGGAGCCTGGCGCGACCTCGGCGACGCCTGGGGCGAACTCGCCGGCACCATCGACGAATCGTTCATGGACATGAACAGCACCGCCCTCAACGTCGTCATGAACTGGGGCGGCGACGCCGGCGAGGCCTTCACCAACCGCTGGAACGAGTTCGTCGGCAGCAGCGAATCCGGCCCCACCGCATTCTCCGCCGCCGCCTACAACTACCAGGCCGCCTGCCTCAACGGCGCCCTCGAACTCGAATACGCCCAGCTCATGTGCGAGATCATCCTCGCCATCACCGCCATCGAAGTCACCCTCGGCCTGATGTTCGCCGAATTCGGCGGCGGCGCCTTCTCCGCAGCAGCTGTCCTGGCCGGACGCGAGGCCATCACCGCGGTGCTGCAACGTCTCGCCATGATGATGGGCAAACCCATCCTCAAACAGGGCCTGAAAGAAGCAGCCGAACTCACCGCCAAGAAGGGCCTGCCCGCCGCCGGCAAGACGGTCAGCACGGAGGCGGGCAAGAAGGGTCTCACCAACCTGGGCGCGCGCGGTCTCCAGAGCCTGGGCAAGCACGCGCCGTCGCTGCTGAAGACGGCGGGGGTCGGCGCCACCCACGGCGGTCTCACCTTCGCCGGGGCCGACCTCGCCGCCCAGCAGTACCAGGTCTCCCAGGGCAACCGAAAAGAGGTCGACTGGGAAACCGTCAAGAACAACTTCTACGCCGGTGCCGCCGCCGGTGCCGCCGGAGGACTGGCCGGGCACCTGCTCAGCGGCGGGGCCCGCCGACTGGGCAACAGCACCGTGAACAAGCTCACGAACTCCAACAAGGCCGTCAACCGCAACCTGGCCAAATTCCTCGGCACCGCGCCCACCTCGCGCACCGTCCGGGTGGGAATCAACACCACGGGGGCCCTCACCCGCGAGGGCTTCTCGAACATCGCCTCCGAGGCGGCCCTCGACGTCACGTACAACTACGTCGCCAACAACCAACTCGGTTTCTCCAAGCAATACCTCAAACAGTTCGACGACGGCCTCCTCAAGGGCCTGGGCACCCAGTTCGCCGCCGGAGCGGTCGGCGCCGCCATCCCGCTCGCGGCCCACGGCGTTCACGGTGCCCTCACCAACCGCTCGCCCCAACTGGGCACGCATGCGGTGGGTGAGAACGCCTCCACCTCAGTGCCTTCCGCCAAGGCGGCCGAGCAGGGGGCCAGCACCCAAGACATCCGAGAAGCCCTCGGCCGGCAGACTCACCCCACCACGACGACCTCGGCCCGCGACGCCGGCAGCAGTTCGAACATCACCGCGCGCCAGACCGATTCGGCGTCCTCCGGCACGACGCGCAGCATCCGGACCTCGGTGGATACGGGTTCGGGCGGCTCGCACCGCGTCGACCAGGGTGCCGACACCTCGACCCCGCGCGTCGCGGACACGTCATCGCGGCAGCGGCAGGACGCCGCGGCACCGTCCGGCGGCTCCATCGTCATCGAGCCCACGCGGCAGACGCACGACGCCACGCCCGCCGCTCCAAGCCGTACCGACGACGCCTCCCCCCGCCCGGCACGCACCGGCGAAACGGCGCGCACCGGCGAAACAGTGCGCACCACAGGCGATCGCGTCACCCAGACCGACTCGTCCCGTCCCGCCGACCGCACTCCGGCCAAGGGCGGCACTACGACCTCCCGCGACCGCGACACCGCCCCCGGCGACAGCACGCAGCCGATCCGCGCCACCCAGCCCGACCGCACCACTCCATCGGAGCGCGACGCCCGAGGCGACCGCACACCCGAGACCGACCGCACACCCGAGACCGACCGCACCGCCCAGCCCGACCGCACCACCGCCGCGGAGCGCGACCCCCGCCCCACGCAGCCGGATCGCACCACCGGGACGGACCGGAATCCGCCCGGCGACACCGATGCCCGTCCGGTCCGCGACGACGCCCAGCCCTCACCCTCCCCGGCCGATACACCGGCCAGAGAGCGGGATCACGACTCGGCCGGCACCCGGCACGAGTCCTCCGGCGGCGATTCGGCAGAGCCAGAACGAAGGACGACGCCGAGCCAGGACGAGTCTGACGTCGTCCATACGCGTGAGGGTGACCAGAGCCCCGCGGAACACGACCACGACCACGGCCACGACGAGACCACCCCTGACCAGCACGGGGGCCGCGAGAACTCGATCGAGGAGGCGCGGGAGCGCAGCAAGTTCTCCTGGACCGCGGACACCACCTCCGACGTCCTGGGTAAGACGCCAGGAAAGATCGACGAGGCGATCGCCCGGATCCGGGCCAACCACGGTGACTCCCGGCCCGACCAGATCCAGGCCCTCGAAGACATCAAGACCCGGGCCGGCAGGCTGGAAACGACGGTCGCCGACGTCAAGGCAGGCCGGAAGGACATCTCCGAACTCATCGACGGTGTCGCCGAACACAGCCGCGGCATCAACGATTACACCGAGAGGTTCCAGGGACGCGGCGACACCTACCACGACTACGCCGACCAGGCGTGGACACAGGACGGCAACCAGCCGATCAAGGACGCGGTGATCCAGCCCTGGCAAGACGTGCACGGTCTCGATCTGCTCGACCGGGTCGAGTTGTCGCAGCGCCAGGCCAAGGTCGATCTGGACACCGACCGGATGCACGTGCTCGACCAGGCTGTGGGCACGATCCTGGTGCGTGATGTGCTGGGCCCGGAGTTCGCCCGGCACGTGTCCACGGTCATGCAGAACGCGGTGCCGAAAGACCCCTCCATCGCGGGCCGGCGGCTGCCCCCGGAGGTGGTCGACCGCGACCGGAACTGGCTCAACGAGCCGGGTCCCAGCGGTGCCTACAACTCGGCCAACGGTGTCACCTATGTGGACTTCGGTCGCGTCGGGAACTCGCGGGCTCTCACCTCGGTCGTCTCGACCATGGTGCACGAGTCGGTCCACGCGCTCCAGCCCGCCAAGGACCTGATCCGGCGCGATCTGCACCGGGCTCTGCGACGTTCTGAGCCCGACCTGGAACCCGCGGAGATCGACCGGCGCATCTCCTCGGAGAACGCCCGCATCACCCTGGAGTCGGAGTACCGGGCGTTCATGGTGCAGCAGCAGTTCCTCCAGGGCATGGCCAAGCATTCGCCGGAGAAGAGCTACGACGGCGATCCGCGTATCCCGAAGGAAAGCGGTACCCGGGCCAACAACTCCCCGCACGAGATCATGGACCACGTGCGGACGAACTATCTGGGTCCTGCTTCCCACTTGGTGGACACGAACGACAATCTGTTCGCCGGGCACCCCGATCTGACCGACGCCGCAGGCATGGTCGAGCAGGCGCGGCTGGCCATCGTGGAACATCACGAGCACGGACAGCCTGGGCGGTTCTCCGGACCTCTGACGCGCGAGGTGGTTTCACAGCACGGGCTGGACCTGGACGGCGTGCGCCGGGATCAGGCGGAGCGGGCGCTTCAACGCGATGCCGCCCAGGAGCATTCTCCCGAGCGGCATATCGAGGAAGAGCGGCGGCCAGCGAACCACCTGTCGCCAGAATCCGAACTGCACCGGAGCAGATTGCTCACCGATTCTCTCGGGGGAAAGAAGCTCAGCACCGAAGACACTCTCCGGGCGACGGCGGACAAGCTCGATCGGCAGATCGACAATCTGGAACGCCGTTACGGGGACGAGAGACGCCAGCAGATCGACGCCTTGAAGGAACTCCAGAAGGGTGCCTCCTCCGTTCTCGACCAGACCACCAGAACCCGCGAGAATCCCCAGGAATTGCCGGACTTGATCGACGCCGTGCGTGAGCACAGCCAGAACGTCCGGGACTACACGGAACGTTTTGAGCGCTTGAGCACCGAGATCACTAACAAGGGCGAACGCACACCCAGCTGGGAACAGGTTCATGGACTGGACCCCTTGGACAAGGTCGAGCTGGCCCACCGAAAGATCGACCTCGATTCAACCCACCGAGTTGACGTGCTCGACAAGGCCATCATCCACATCCTCGTAGACGACGCTTTCGGGAACACCATCGCCGATCATGTGATGCATACCCTCGAAAACGCGGTGCCCAAGCAGTTCGAACAGGCACGAAAAAAGCTGCCCCAGGGTGTTTACAGCGATGCTGAACTGCGTGGTCTTGTCGGATCGTCCGATCGAGGAACCTATGAAGCCGCCTCTCAGTTCACCTTTATCGACATGGGCGACAGCAAAACGCCGCGCGTGGTCACCGACATCGCAGGAACGGCTTTGCACGAATCGCTCCATCGATTGCAGCCGAACAAGAACATGATCCGGAAAAAGGTCGATGCTCTGGTCGAGTCCGGGATAGTCGACCTGGACGCCGTCCAGCAGCGGAATGTGCGGCGGACTGTCATGGCGCTCGTGACGTTCGAGAACGAGTTCCGATCTTTCTTGGCTCAGCGCACCTTTCTGCACAACACCGTGCGCAACTCGCCGCGCCCGAAATACAGCGAAGACCCTCGAATCCCTGGGGACAGCCGCGCTCGGGCAGACGAATCCCTTGAGGCTCTCGGACGGTACGTGGCAAGCTCGTACGACGTCGAAAAAATCCCACTGCAAAAACTGATCGACTCTGATGATCTGCTTCAGCGTTACAGGGATGAGGTCACCGATCACGACACCTTGATGGACCAGGTGCGGATGTCCATCATCGACGCCACGGACACTAGCAGGGCTGGGTCGGGTTTGCCGGGCGGTCTGGTGGGCCCGATCACCAGAGATCTGAACGCCCACATCCACGAGGCCGTCCTCAAAGAGTTGCAACGGACCGCCAAGGCCGAAGAGGCAGAGCGCATCGCCTTCGAGGTCTTTCGGAACAATCCTGTCGACATCGACGCCATCCGTCGTGCCCAGGCCGAAATGCCACCCGGCCGTCCCGCAGACGCACCGCCCATCGGTGAAGAAACGCCGACCGGCAACGGCCCTCGTCCAGAGCCACCGGCGGAAGAGCAGACCGACCCGGTTGCGGAGGCAACACGGAAAGCGCCGCTACCCGAAGAAACTTACAAACCGGGATGGCTGTTCGAGGCCTTGACGGGCAAGGTGCACGACCCTGCGGCATCGCTGCTGGCCGGCGGGTCAGCCAACGACATCTCTCTGGTCGCCAGGCACGATTTCGCCCTTACGCCCAGGGAGGCCCTGACGACTGAATGGGTCACCAAGGCGCTTCCCCACAGGGCCGAGGTTCTGGACGCGGTGACCAAGTTGATCGCCGACCACAAGATCCACCGCCTCAACCTCGCTGGCAACCTGCTGGAACCTGCGCTTCGCGACCGGCCACTGGAAATCTTGCAGGAACTGGCTGATGGCCGCCTGCTCGCAAATCAGGATCTCGATACCTACTCCCGGGAGAACCCAGGCCAAGGAATCGTCTTCGAGCATGTGCCGGCTTCGGTGAACGAGACATCGGACGGCCTCTCGCGCAAACAGGTCTTCATCGACGAGCAGAAGATCCGGCATCCTGAACGTGCGACCGGACTGCATCCGACCGCAGAGCAGAGTGAGGCGGTCGAGCGCTACGCGGAAACCCTCCTCATCGACGTCGAGCCGGCCGTCAAACGCGAACTGGATGATCTCACTCCTCCGGGTGCCACCAACAGCATCCGTACCAAGATCGCCCACGGTCTCTTCGACAAGGTGGGTCGAATGGTCGGTTCGGGGCGTTCCGCCTACGAGGTGGGCGATGTCATCGATGCAGTCGGCGCACGCATCACCGTGGACAACATGGAGCAGCTCGGAGCGGTGCTCCACAAGGTGCAAAAGCGGTTCGGAACAGGCGATGGCGGCAGGATTCTCGAGGTCGAGAACATGTACGCCGATCCGAAGTCCAAGAATCCCAGCTACCGGGTGATCCCGATGGTGGTCCGCATCGACGTGGACGGCGTCGCCTACACCTACGAACTACAGCTGACCACCCAGCGTGCCTCTGTGGCCGCGGACCTGGAGCACAACACTGTTTTCAAGCAGTACCATGATCTGACCCCTCACCAGCATGAACTGATCATGCAGATGTTCTCCGAAGCTGCGGCTCTGGACCAGGAAGAGACCAGAAAATGA
- a CDS encoding WXG100 family type VII secretion target: MIAYSFNDLQELSGAIGKAHSSVDSLKGDVKASSGQLQADWSGSAGESWAGMQAKWDSACDNLVAALNQLSRTVLANSDDMSATEARNAGLFSGA, translated from the coding sequence ATGATCGCTTACAGCTTCAACGACCTTCAGGAGCTCTCCGGAGCCATCGGCAAGGCCCACTCCAGCGTCGACTCGCTGAAGGGTGACGTGAAGGCGTCGTCCGGTCAGTTGCAGGCCGACTGGAGCGGTTCCGCCGGTGAGAGCTGGGCCGGCATGCAGGCCAAGTGGGATTCGGCGTGCGACAACCTGGTCGCGGCGCTGAACCAGCTGTCCCGCACGGTGCTCGCCAACTCCGACGACATGTCGGCCACCGAGGCCCGCAACGCCGGTCTCTTCAGCGGCGCCTGA
- a CDS encoding S8 family serine peptidase: protein MALLLGMSGLAVGAGPADAAPLKDPEPKASDSKSSKKKTKKKAKPRATKPDCGRAEAGAADSIPGVPWQQKWLSPERLGPLATGYGQVVAVVDSGVNDEHEQLKGHVQSGYDTVRGTLGGNEDCVSHGSGVAGLIVAAKVGSVGLRGIAPGAQIMPVRVTNAAPASGPDSSEKTTPAKVAAGIRWAAKNGATVIEVSSAFGYDGGLCGATKYAVGKGIPVVAAVGDLHDATLSVDPATYPAACDDVIGVGSVSENFTVSSSSVANGTVDLVAPGDGVISTNRIAGQQSYDGTSLAAGLVAGAAALVRQTGPGLTPGQIADRLAATADPVPGGQLSISYGAGLVNPYRALTERAAAAAPVHIDGVAAPTVDVVAERIESARDHGRVTAVAVATGVLGTALLLVVLALCLPRGRGRGWKPGRAAPVRSTPAQPVLPDEESPFALPEAQRG, encoded by the coding sequence ATGGCCCTGCTCCTCGGCATGTCCGGGCTGGCGGTGGGGGCGGGGCCGGCTGATGCCGCACCGCTGAAAGATCCCGAGCCCAAGGCGTCCGACAGCAAGTCCTCCAAGAAGAAGACCAAGAAGAAAGCCAAACCCCGGGCCACGAAACCGGACTGCGGCCGGGCCGAGGCCGGTGCGGCCGACAGCATTCCCGGCGTTCCGTGGCAGCAGAAGTGGCTCTCGCCCGAGCGCCTGGGCCCGCTGGCCACCGGCTACGGGCAGGTGGTGGCCGTGGTCGACTCCGGTGTGAACGACGAGCACGAACAGCTGAAAGGCCATGTGCAGAGCGGCTACGACACGGTGCGCGGCACGCTCGGCGGCAACGAGGACTGCGTGTCGCACGGCTCCGGCGTGGCCGGGCTGATCGTCGCCGCCAAGGTGGGGTCGGTGGGCCTGCGCGGCATCGCGCCGGGCGCGCAGATCATGCCGGTGCGGGTCACCAACGCCGCTCCGGCCTCCGGGCCGGACAGTTCCGAGAAGACCACCCCCGCCAAGGTGGCCGCCGGCATCCGCTGGGCGGCGAAGAACGGCGCCACGGTGATCGAGGTGTCGTCCGCCTTCGGCTACGACGGCGGCCTGTGCGGCGCGACGAAGTACGCCGTCGGCAAGGGGATTCCGGTGGTGGCGGCGGTGGGTGACCTGCACGACGCCACACTGTCCGTGGATCCGGCTACCTACCCGGCGGCCTGCGACGACGTGATCGGGGTCGGCTCGGTCTCCGAGAACTTCACGGTGTCAAGCAGTTCCGTGGCCAACGGCACCGTCGACCTGGTGGCTCCCGGCGACGGTGTGATCAGTACCAACCGCATCGCGGGGCAGCAGTCGTACGACGGCACCAGCCTGGCTGCGGGTCTGGTGGCCGGGGCGGCCGCCCTGGTGCGGCAGACCGGTCCGGGGCTCACTCCCGGCCAGATCGCCGACCGGCTCGCGGCCACGGCCGACCCGGTGCCCGGCGGGCAGCTGTCCATCTCCTACGGCGCCGGCCTGGTGAATCCGTACCGCGCGCTCACCGAGCGGGCCGCGGCCGCGGCCCCGGTGCACATCGACGGCGTCGCCGCCCCCACCGTCGACGTCGTCGCCGAGCGAATCGAGTCGGCGCGCGACCACGGCCGGGTCACGGCCGTGGCGGTGGCGACCGGTGTGCTCGGAACCGCACTGCTGCTGGTGGTTCTCGCGCTCTGTCTGCCGCGCGGGCGAGGCCGGGGCTGGAAACCCGGCCGGGCCGCCCCGGTGCGCAGCACGCCCGCGCAACCGGTGCTCCCCGACGAGGAGTCGCCGTTCGCCCTGCCCGAGGCGCAGCGCGGCTGA
- a CDS encoding type VII secretion protein EccE, translating to MSSVSSVVSEPESLTLEPRPHRLGVVHLSQLLLVEAVLLGVAALLGVGPVPAAVLGVCGLIVVLFTFRRRRHRWAPEWQMLRWGLSRRAQATDDAHPDARVTALRTLAPALNVVGRETADGVPAGIGGDRAGWFAVLEFSGTTEHLAQEMNGPPLDRIAQLVAESDIPGVRVQVLTHTVPSAFAADRARTLGAPAFAPAHVTTWVAVRLDAQTLAEEARNAEVSPPDVLLTLVRRLETLLKRSTRATWRVLDADSVVAVLARSCGMLGEAQPIEERDRVKTGALHHVTFWVRSWPSAGEPRVLLDALALVPAAFTSVSIVLEPGRQETRMRSLVRITAGAGQIDTAADTVQQVSKQLDADVQRLDAEQGPAVYATAPSGGGIG from the coding sequence GTGAGCAGTGTGTCGTCAGTTGTGTCGGAGCCGGAGAGCCTGACGCTTGAACCGCGCCCGCATCGGCTGGGGGTGGTGCACCTGTCGCAGCTCTTGCTGGTCGAGGCCGTCCTGCTCGGGGTCGCGGCTCTGCTCGGCGTGGGGCCGGTGCCGGCCGCGGTCCTCGGGGTGTGTGGCCTGATCGTCGTCCTGTTCACGTTCCGTCGCCGGCGGCACCGCTGGGCCCCGGAGTGGCAGATGCTGCGCTGGGGGCTGTCCCGCCGCGCGCAGGCCACGGACGACGCACATCCGGACGCGCGGGTCACCGCGCTGCGCACTCTCGCCCCCGCCCTGAACGTGGTCGGCCGGGAGACCGCTGACGGCGTTCCGGCCGGGATCGGGGGCGATCGTGCCGGGTGGTTCGCCGTCCTTGAATTCTCCGGCACCACAGAGCATCTCGCGCAGGAGATGAATGGGCCACCGCTCGACCGGATCGCCCAGCTGGTGGCCGAGTCGGACATCCCCGGAGTGCGGGTGCAGGTGCTCACCCACACCGTGCCGTCGGCGTTCGCGGCCGACCGGGCACGCACTCTCGGTGCACCGGCTTTCGCACCCGCGCACGTGACCACCTGGGTCGCGGTCCGCCTCGACGCCCAGACCCTGGCCGAGGAGGCGCGCAACGCCGAGGTCTCGCCCCCCGACGTACTTCTCACGCTGGTGCGCCGACTGGAGACTCTGCTGAAACGCAGCACCCGGGCCACCTGGCGGGTGCTGGACGCCGACTCCGTGGTCGCCGTGCTCGCCCGCTCGTGCGGGATGCTGGGCGAGGCGCAGCCGATCGAGGAGCGCGACCGGGTGAAGACCGGTGCGCTGCACCATGTCACGTTCTGGGTCCGGTCATGGCCGTCGGCCGGTGAGCCGCGGGTGCTGCTCGACGCGCTTGCGCTCGTCCCGGCCGCGTTCACCAGCGTCAGCATCGTGCTGGAGCCGGGCCGGCAGGAGACCCGTATGCGTTCACTGGTGCGAATCACGGCCGGTGCCGGGCAGATTGACACGGCGGCCGACACGGTGCAGCAGGTGTCGAAGCAGCTCGACGCCGACGTGCAACGGCTGGACGCCGAACAAGGGCCCGCGGTGTACGCGACGGCTCCCAGCGGTGGGGGAATCGGGTAG
- a CDS encoding HD domain-containing protein, with protein sequence MIRTFDGWPDWTSARPALEPALTLDALDRLSEVYDFAAERHAGQTRPAGEPYVEHLLQVVDVLVHGSGWKDTDLLAAGLLHDVVEDTPTELAEVADRFGDGVGQLVDWVTQPPRDPAQDKAIARKAYLDHLAQAPDHVLALKLADRLTNVQHLDTHPRPHKQASYYRETVTYIVPLADRLPWYRAWFEDWRQEFAHLAQD encoded by the coding sequence ATGATCCGCACCTTCGACGGCTGGCCCGACTGGACGTCCGCACGCCCGGCCCTGGAGCCTGCCCTCACCCTCGACGCCCTCGACCGCCTCAGCGAGGTCTACGACTTCGCCGCGGAACGTCATGCCGGTCAGACCCGCCCGGCCGGGGAGCCGTATGTCGAGCATCTGCTCCAGGTGGTCGACGTGCTGGTCCACGGATCGGGCTGGAAAGACACCGATCTGCTCGCCGCCGGCCTGCTGCACGACGTGGTCGAAGACACCCCGACCGAACTGGCCGAGGTCGCCGACCGATTCGGCGACGGCGTGGGGCAACTCGTCGACTGGGTCACCCAGCCTCCGCGAGATCCCGCGCAGGACAAGGCGATTGCCCGAAAGGCCTACCTCGACCACCTGGCCCAGGCCCCGGATCACGTGCTCGCCCTGAAGCTGGCCGACCGCCTCACCAACGTGCAGCATCTCGACACCCATCCGCGGCCGCACAAGCAGGCCTCCTACTATCGCGAAACCGTCACCTACATCGTGCCTCTCGCGGATCGCCTGCCCTGGTACCGAGCCTGGTTCGAGGACTGGCGACAGGAGTTCGCCCACCTCGCGCAGGACTGA
- a CDS encoding DUF3318 domain-containing protein encodes MSTILILGPLILLGVSLAFLRSDRRNVAYSLALVAMVWSLITAVVLRDVVGVVLAIAIGWWLQRDWQRWRHSLTSPAQPQPQPQPQPQPDRTDSV; translated from the coding sequence ATGTCCACCATCCTGATCCTGGGCCCTCTCATCCTGCTGGGCGTCTCCTTGGCCTTCCTGCGCTCCGACCGCCGCAACGTCGCCTACAGCCTCGCTCTGGTGGCCATGGTCTGGAGCCTGATCACGGCGGTGGTCCTGCGCGACGTGGTGGGTGTGGTGCTCGCGATCGCGATCGGCTGGTGGCTTCAGCGCGACTGGCAGCGCTGGCGCCACAGCCTCACCTCGCCCGCACAGCCGCAGCCGCAGCCGCAGCCGCAGCCGCAGCCAGACCGTACCGACAGCGTCTGA
- a CDS encoding WXG100 family type VII secretion target, with amino-acid sequence MAGPSSAQMKADLDVLGGVSSKMVSDYEQLQSAIKTLRSEAETHSATWSGEAKNAWNGAMESVNTAWDKLNAVLDEIATNINTSGTEYSGTDSSNAASIHQVPTGDITSALVR; translated from the coding sequence ATGGCTGGACCTAGCAGCGCTCAGATGAAGGCCGATCTCGACGTCCTCGGCGGCGTCTCGTCCAAGATGGTCAGCGACTACGAACAGTTGCAGTCGGCCATCAAAACTCTCCGCAGCGAGGCCGAGACGCACTCGGCCACCTGGAGCGGCGAGGCGAAGAACGCCTGGAACGGCGCCATGGAGAGCGTGAACACGGCCTGGGACAAGCTCAACGCCGTGCTCGACGAGATCGCCACGAACATCAACACGTCCGGCACCGAGTACAGCGGCACCGACTCGTCGAACGCCGCGTCGATCCATCAGGTCCCGACCGGCGACATCACGTCCGCCCTGGTGCGCTGA
- a CDS encoding YbaB/EbfC family nucleoid-associated protein, giving the protein MTPAVAGEQVEGYTVLTEHDLSGLRAQAEQMSNRFHQLSGNLSELRQELARIRGRATSPDGYVTAEVGPRGELLDLKLDGRIYRKPDAAALARTISQTVSDAARDAAERAQAVNTRYAPDVDVTGMMRGESDLNARLQSIRDRLMNGAPE; this is encoded by the coding sequence ATGACGCCCGCCGTAGCGGGCGAACAGGTGGAGGGGTACACGGTTTTGACTGAACACGACCTCAGTGGGCTGCGTGCGCAGGCCGAGCAGATGAGCAACCGTTTCCATCAGCTCAGCGGCAACCTCTCCGAGCTGCGGCAAGAACTCGCCCGCATCCGCGGCCGGGCCACCTCGCCCGACGGATACGTCACGGCCGAGGTCGGCCCCCGGGGCGAGCTGCTCGACCTGAAGCTCGACGGGCGTATCTACCGCAAGCCCGATGCCGCGGCTCTCGCCCGCACCATCAGCCAGACGGTCTCCGACGCCGCCCGCGACGCGGCCGAGCGCGCGCAGGCCGTGAACACCCGCTACGCACCCGATGTCGACGTCACCGGCATGATGCGCGGCGAGAGCGACCTGAACGCCCGGCTCCAGTCGATCCGCGACCGCCTGATGAACGGAGCGCCCGAATGA